From the Leptolyngbya sp. O-77 genome, one window contains:
- a CDS encoding DUF6671 family protein, which yields MSSHWFTGRTAILATMHRKEAAIAPLLTSAFALEIVVPDGFDSDQFGTFTRDIKRPADQLATARLKAMHALEHLGAALGTELAIASEGSFGPHPLMPYMPLNRELVLLVDRRHGLEIAGHAATPDTNYSYQQVDSLEAALKFAQSAGFPSHGLVVMPAAEGSDPTEIHKGITQEDQLREIVTATLKRHGRAHLETDMRAMMNPTRMKAIALATQDLIRKLQQTCPQCHAPGFDVGDRQPGLPCALCHAPTNLTLAALYRCAQCGFTETVRYPDGQDFADPAQCAYCNP from the coding sequence ATGTCTTCCCACTGGTTTACCGGACGCACGGCCATTTTGGCGACCATGCATCGCAAGGAGGCGGCGATCGCCCCTCTCCTCACGTCCGCCTTCGCGCTAGAAATCGTGGTTCCCGATGGGTTTGACAGCGACCAGTTTGGTACGTTTACCCGCGATATCAAGCGGCCGGCAGATCAGCTAGCGACGGCACGGCTCAAGGCAATGCACGCGCTGGAACATCTGGGGGCAGCGCTGGGAACAGAGTTGGCGATTGCCAGCGAGGGCAGCTTTGGGCCCCATCCGCTGATGCCCTACATGCCGCTCAATCGAGAACTGGTGCTATTGGTCGATCGGCGGCATGGGCTGGAGATCGCGGGCCACGCCGCTACGCCAGACACCAACTATAGCTATCAGCAGGTAGACAGCCTGGAGGCAGCGCTGAAATTTGCCCAATCGGCAGGGTTTCCCAGTCACGGGCTGGTGGTGATGCCTGCGGCAGAGGGCAGCGACCCCACGGAGATCCATAAGGGCATCACGCAGGAAGACCAGCTCCGAGAAATCGTGACCGCGACCCTCAAGCGCCACGGCCGCGCCCATCTGGAAACCGACATGCGGGCCATGATGAACCCCACGCGGATGAAGGCGATCGCCCTCGCGACGCAAGACCTGATCCGCAAGCTGCAACAGACTTGCCCCCAGTGCCATGCGCCCGGTTTCGATGTGGGCGATCGCCAGCCCGGATTGCCCTGCGCCCTTTGCCACGCGCCCACGAACCTGACGCTAGCCGCCCTCTACCGCTGCGCCCAGTGCGGCTTTACTGAAACCGTGCGCTATCCCGATGGGCAGGACTTTGCCGACCCCGCTCAGTGTGCCTACTGCAACCCCTAA
- a CDS encoding sulfite exporter TauE/SafE family protein, with protein sequence MVDLLLVMTLGFLGSFGHCVGMCGPLTAAFSLAKVQDKPPTPWQQFIFHVLLNMGRILSYALVGLAIGAVGSVVLAGGQIAGVGSLFRRLMALLTGGLLVWFGLVQIAPSLLPRVPLLHPLIAGRLHERLGRLMQRLGKRSHVATPLLLGAVWGLFPCGFLYAAQIKAADTGNPWLGSATMLAFGLGTLPTMLGVGTSAAWLSADQRSQFYRLGGWVTLSIGIVTLLRTGDAMTDFAGHASLLCLMLALVARPLSRLWGGLLRVRRALGVGAFILAAAHTLHMAEHTWGWNWQAIAFMLPQHQGAIAVGAVALLAMLPAALTSFDRAQKWLGETWRPLHLLSVTALLLATIHAIAIGSTYLGVSATGWHWAGAIALSGATLSVLLLRGRWVWKGFGQEEWYAESCSRRS encoded by the coding sequence ATGGTGGATCTGCTGCTAGTCATGACCCTGGGGTTTCTGGGGAGTTTTGGACACTGTGTGGGAATGTGCGGCCCGTTGACGGCGGCGTTTTCCCTGGCAAAGGTGCAGGACAAGCCCCCGACCCCCTGGCAGCAGTTTATTTTTCACGTCCTCTTGAACATGGGGCGCATTCTCAGCTATGCGCTGGTGGGGCTGGCAATCGGTGCAGTCGGCTCGGTCGTGCTGGCTGGCGGGCAAATCGCGGGCGTAGGTAGTCTGTTCAGGCGGCTGATGGCGCTGCTCACGGGCGGACTGCTGGTGTGGTTTGGGCTGGTGCAGATTGCGCCGAGCCTGCTGCCCAGGGTGCCGCTGCTGCATCCCCTGATAGCGGGCAGGCTGCACGAGCGGCTCGGTCGCCTGATGCAGCGACTCGGCAAACGCTCCCATGTGGCTACACCCCTGCTGCTTGGCGCGGTTTGGGGTCTGTTTCCCTGCGGATTTCTCTACGCAGCCCAGATCAAGGCGGCCGACACGGGCAATCCCTGGCTGGGCAGCGCCACCATGCTAGCCTTTGGGCTGGGGACGCTGCCGACCATGCTGGGTGTGGGCACGTCTGCGGCGTGGCTGAGCGCCGATCAGCGCAGCCAGTTTTATCGACTGGGCGGCTGGGTGACGCTGAGCATTGGTATTGTGACGCTGCTGCGGACAGGCGACGCGATGACGGACTTCGCCGGCCACGCCAGTTTGCTCTGCCTGATGCTGGCGCTGGTGGCCCGACCCCTCAGCCGCCTGTGGGGTGGGCTGCTAAGGGTGCGGCGGGCGCTGGGCGTGGGGGCGTTTATATTGGCGGCGGCGCACACGCTGCACATGGCGGAACATACCTGGGGCTGGAACTGGCAGGCGATCGCCTTCATGCTGCCACAACACCAAGGGGCGATCGCCGTTGGAGCGGTTGCCCTGCTGGCGATGCTCCCCGCCGCCTTGACGAGCTTCGACCGGGCGCAAAAGTGGCTGGGGGAAACCTGGCGGCCACTGCACCTGCTTTCGGTTACTGCCCTGCTGCTGGCAACGATTCACGCGATCGCCATTGGTTCGACTTACCTGGGCGTGTCGGCCACAGGCTGGCACTGGGCAGGGGCGATCGCCCTCAGCGGGGCAACCCTCAGCGTCTTGCTGCTGCGCGGCCGCTGGGTCTGGAAAGGGTTTGGTCAGGAGGAATGGTATGCAGAATCCTGCTCTCGTCGTTCGTAA
- the grxC gene encoding glutaredoxin 3: MTANVEIYTWSTCPFCIRAKALLNKKGVDFTEYCIDGDEAARAEMADRANGRRSLPQIFIDGVHVGGCDDLHALDRQGKLDAMLAGV; this comes from the coding sequence ATGACGGCGAACGTTGAAATTTACACTTGGAGTACCTGTCCGTTTTGCATTCGCGCCAAGGCTCTGCTGAATAAGAAGGGCGTGGACTTTACGGAATATTGCATCGACGGCGATGAAGCCGCCCGCGCCGAAATGGCAGACCGTGCCAACGGTCGCCGTTCCCTGCCGCAGATCTTCATTGATGGCGTTCACGTTGGCGGCTGCGACGACCTGCACGCGCTGGATCGGCAGGGCAAGCTAGACGCAATGCTGGCAGGGGTCTGA
- the gshB gene encoding glutathione synthase — protein MKLAFIIDPIHRLDPGHDTSVALMEAAQQMGHEVWITEANRLSVVGGRAYAQLQPVWLVPVELVEGRWVAAEAWFELGDRQFLPLDSLDAVFMRTDPPVDIPYLYATYVLDYVNPDRTWVINSPAGLRAANEKMYALQFTGAIPETIVTADKQVIREFVERQGAAVMKPLGGKAGEGILFAEPGDRNLNSLIEISTQQFRFPIMVQEYLPAAKDGDKRVILLNGEPIGAVNRIPTGKEFRGNMAVGGRVAAVEITERDRQICEQLAPALRRDGLVFVGIDIIGGHLTEVNVTSPTGIREIDRLNDVRLGQQVMDWLSRQLGTER, from the coding sequence ATGAAACTTGCTTTCATCATTGATCCAATCCACCGCCTCGATCCTGGCCACGATACCAGCGTGGCGCTGATGGAGGCGGCGCAGCAGATGGGACATGAGGTGTGGATTACGGAGGCGAATCGGCTGTCGGTGGTGGGCGGCAGGGCTTATGCTCAGCTTCAGCCCGTGTGGTTGGTTCCGGTCGAACTGGTAGAAGGGCGCTGGGTGGCGGCGGAGGCGTGGTTTGAACTGGGCGATCGCCAGTTTTTGCCGCTAGACAGCCTGGATGCGGTGTTCATGCGGACTGATCCGCCTGTGGATATTCCCTATCTGTATGCCACCTACGTTCTAGACTATGTGAATCCAGATAGGACGTGGGTGATCAATTCCCCGGCGGGGCTGCGGGCAGCTAATGAAAAGATGTATGCGCTGCAATTTACGGGAGCGATTCCTGAAACCATCGTCACCGCCGACAAGCAGGTGATTCGCGAGTTTGTGGAGCGGCAGGGCGCAGCCGTGATGAAGCCGCTTGGAGGCAAGGCAGGCGAGGGGATTTTGTTTGCCGAACCGGGCGATCGCAATCTAAACTCGCTGATCGAAATCAGCACCCAGCAGTTTCGCTTTCCGATCATGGTGCAGGAATATCTGCCTGCGGCAAAAGACGGCGACAAGCGCGTGATTTTGCTGAATGGCGAACCGATTGGAGCCGTCAACCGCATCCCCACAGGCAAAGAATTTCGCGGCAATATGGCGGTGGGCGGGCGCGTAGCAGCGGTGGAGATTACCGAGCGCGATCGCCAAATTTGTGAACAGCTTGCCCCGGCTCTGCGCCGCGACGGGCTAGTCTTCGTGGGCATCGACATCATCGGCGGCCACCTTACCGAAGTCAACGTCACCAGCCCTACTGGCATTCGAGAAATCGATCGGCTCAACGACGTTCGCCTGGGACAGCAGGTCATGGACTGGCTGAGTCGGCAATTGGGCACAGAACGTTAG
- a CDS encoding ABC transporter substrate-binding protein has translation MSQLWYPSGRSPLKRRKFLQYGAIAAGTGLVAACASQAPTSTEAPASPAAGASPASGELTKITYGTNWYAQAEHGGFYQAVATGLYKDAGLDVTISMGGPQVNGTQLLMGGAIDFFMGYAADAIKAVEEGIPKVTVAAIFQKDPQILMAHPGTADSLEDLKGRPIFVSSSANVTYWPFLRAKFGFTDDQKRPYNFNPGPFLQDKQTAQQGYLSSEPLAIKKEGGFDPVVFLIADYGYEPYSTTIECKRELVESNPDLVQRFVDASIKGWYSYLYGDPSPGNELIKKDNPEMTDEQIAYGIEKMKEYGIVDSGDAQVKGIGAMTEERWKSFFDTMAAEGVFKPETDYTQAYTLQFVNKGPDAYKV, from the coding sequence ATGAGTCAGTTGTGGTATCCGTCGGGGCGATCGCCCCTGAAACGACGCAAGTTTTTACAGTATGGGGCGATCGCCGCTGGCACAGGTCTTGTTGCTGCCTGCGCCTCTCAAGCACCAACCTCGACCGAAGCGCCGGCCAGTCCTGCGGCTGGTGCTAGCCCTGCGTCCGGTGAGCTAACCAAAATCACCTACGGCACCAACTGGTATGCCCAGGCAGAACACGGCGGCTTCTATCAGGCGGTTGCCACGGGCTTATACAAAGATGCAGGGCTGGATGTAACCATTAGCATGGGCGGGCCCCAGGTCAACGGCACGCAGTTGCTCATGGGCGGCGCGATCGACTTTTTTATGGGCTACGCCGCCGATGCCATCAAGGCCGTCGAAGAGGGCATCCCCAAAGTCACTGTTGCCGCCATCTTCCAAAAGGACCCGCAAATCCTGATGGCGCACCCCGGCACGGCCGACTCGCTCGAAGACCTGAAGGGTCGCCCCATTTTTGTCTCCTCTTCGGCAAACGTGACCTATTGGCCGTTTTTGAGAGCCAAGTTTGGGTTCACCGACGACCAGAAGCGACCCTACAATTTCAACCCCGGCCCATTTTTGCAAGACAAGCAAACCGCGCAGCAAGGCTATCTCAGTTCCGAGCCGCTGGCGATTAAAAAAGAAGGCGGCTTCGACCCCGTGGTATTTCTGATAGCAGACTACGGCTACGAACCGTATTCCACAACCATCGAGTGCAAGCGCGAACTGGTCGAAAGCAACCCCGACCTAGTGCAGCGGTTTGTGGATGCCTCCATCAAGGGCTGGTACAGCTATCTCTATGGCGATCCATCGCCGGGTAACGAGCTGATCAAGAAAGATAACCCGGAGATGACCGATGAGCAAATCGCCTATGGCATTGAGAAGATGAAGGAATACGGCATTGTCGATTCGGGCGACGCACAGGTGAAAGGCATCGGCGCAATGACCGAGGAACGCTGGAAATCCTTCTTTGACACGATGGCAGCAGAGGGTGTGTTTAAGCCAGAAACCGACTATACCCAGGCCTACACGCTCCAATTTGTCAACAAAGGCCCGGATGCGTATAAGGTCTAA
- a CDS encoding ABC transporter permease, protein MANLFDVSRQPEASAPSSEFGQPSQLQRLLSPDILAPIIVGLLMLALWEIGVRLTNTPPYILPGPILVLQTLVQEWGTLFPSLLITMKITLFAFLAAVVSGLLVSVLFTQSKWIERSFFPYAVILQTTPIVAIAPLIILWVRQLVPGNASTFVSLVICAWLVAFFPILSNTTLGLNSADHNLINLFQLYRASRWQTLRYLRLPSALPYFLGGLRISGGLALIGAVVAEFVAGTGGTSSGLAYQILISSFNLQIPRMFAALLLTTVLGILIFVLLTMLSDRLLRHWHESAVRREN, encoded by the coding sequence ATGGCCAATCTGTTTGACGTATCTCGCCAGCCCGAAGCCTCTGCCCCATCCTCGGAGTTTGGTCAACCGTCCCAACTGCAACGCCTGCTCTCGCCCGATATCCTGGCTCCGATTATCGTGGGCCTGTTGATGCTGGCGCTGTGGGAAATTGGCGTGCGCCTGACTAACACACCGCCCTACATCCTGCCAGGGCCGATTCTGGTGCTGCAAACGCTGGTGCAGGAATGGGGGACGCTGTTCCCCTCGCTGCTGATCACGATGAAAATCACGCTGTTTGCCTTCCTGGCAGCGGTGGTGTCGGGCCTGCTGGTTTCTGTACTGTTTACCCAGAGCAAGTGGATCGAGCGCAGCTTCTTTCCCTACGCGGTGATTTTGCAGACGACCCCGATTGTGGCGATCGCCCCGCTAATCATCCTCTGGGTGCGGCAGTTGGTTCCGGGTAATGCGTCTACCTTTGTGTCTCTGGTCATCTGCGCGTGGCTGGTTGCCTTTTTTCCCATCCTGTCGAACACCACGCTGGGGCTAAACAGCGCCGACCACAACCTGATTAACCTGTTCCAGCTCTATCGCGCCTCGCGCTGGCAAACCCTGCGCTATCTGCGGCTGCCCAGCGCCCTACCCTACTTCCTCGGCGGTCTGCGAATCAGCGGCGGACTGGCGCTCATCGGCGCGGTGGTGGCAGAATTTGTCGCGGGCACAGGCGGCACTAGCTCTGGGCTGGCCTACCAAATCCTGATCTCCAGCTTCAACCTCCAGATTCCCCGCATGTTTGCTGCCCTCTTGCTGACCACCGTGCTGGGCATCCTAATTTTTGTCTTGCTAACGATGCTTTCCGACCGCCTCCTGCGCCACTGGCACGAAAGCGCTGTCCGCCGAGAAAATTAG
- a CDS encoding DUF2087 domain-containing protein produces MIDFTELQPYLDDQGRVTRWPSKRNRARVQTLVLWYLAEKFAAGRTYTEREVNQLLNEHHTFCDPALLRRELFEHGLLQRERNGSAYWLPPKTSS; encoded by the coding sequence ATGATCGACTTTACAGAACTCCAGCCCTACCTGGATGATCAGGGCCGGGTGACGCGCTGGCCGTCCAAGCGCAATCGAGCGCGGGTGCAAACGCTGGTACTGTGGTATCTGGCTGAAAAATTCGCTGCGGGCAGAACCTACACCGAACGCGAGGTAAACCAGCTCCTCAATGAACATCACACGTTCTGCGACCCGGCTCTACTCCGCCGCGAACTGTTTGAACATGGCCTGCTCCAGCGGGAACGCAACGGCTCTGCCTACTGGCTGCCCCCAAAAACATCATCCTAG
- a CDS encoding cytosine deaminase translates to MPHLDFARLNEPHYWLCNAHVPRPLLPDSLVLPKTAGILAQDNLARVDLEILDGAIRGIRPSANAAGEAGGEPVPTVDLKGGMVWAGLVDLHTHLDKGHVWGRSPNYSATFEDALEIIRADASKHWDAEDVYRRLEFGLKCSYAHGTTAIRTHIDSFGDQAAVSWSVFNALQQDWVDRLTLEAVSLVTLDYYCTPEGEILADLVAEMGGILGGVTMMGPDLEAQLDRLFTLAIDRGLDIDLHTDESGDPNDITLRYVAEAALRHDFRGQIVCGHCCSLAVQSDDEAQKTIDLVKAARIGVVSLPMCNLYLQDRNQRSALRGQAAASSPPCAHPPALRQAPTRTPRWRGITLLHELKHAGVPVAIASDNCRDPFYGFGDHDGLEVFTQGVRIAQLDAPYGDWSRVVTTTPADLMGLPDAGRIAPGLPADLILCTARYFSELLARPQGDRTVLRQGKPIDTTLPDYAELDDLLLK, encoded by the coding sequence ATGCCGCACCTCGATTTCGCCCGCCTGAATGAACCGCACTACTGGCTGTGCAACGCCCATGTGCCCCGGCCGCTGCTGCCTGATTCGCTGGTCTTGCCCAAGACGGCGGGCATTCTGGCGCAGGATAACCTGGCGCGGGTGGATCTGGAAATTTTGGATGGCGCAATTCGCGGGATTCGCCCCAGTGCTAATGCAGCGGGTGAGGCAGGAGGAGAACCTGTGCCGACGGTTGACCTGAAGGGCGGCATGGTGTGGGCTGGGCTGGTCGATCTGCATACGCATCTGGACAAAGGGCACGTCTGGGGGCGATCGCCCAACTATTCTGCAACCTTTGAGGATGCGCTGGAAATCATTCGCGCAGATGCCAGCAAACATTGGGACGCAGAGGACGTGTATCGCCGTCTTGAGTTTGGGCTGAAGTGTAGCTATGCCCACGGCACCACCGCCATCCGCACCCATATCGACTCCTTTGGCGACCAAGCGGCCGTGAGTTGGAGCGTGTTTAATGCACTTCAGCAAGACTGGGTCGATCGCCTGACGCTGGAGGCGGTGTCACTGGTGACGCTGGACTACTATTGCACACCAGAAGGCGAAATTCTGGCTGACCTGGTTGCCGAGATGGGCGGTATCCTGGGTGGCGTGACGATGATGGGGCCCGACCTGGAAGCCCAGCTCGATCGTCTGTTTACCCTCGCCATTGATCGCGGGCTGGACATTGACCTGCACACCGACGAAAGCGGCGACCCCAACGACATTACCCTACGCTACGTGGCCGAAGCCGCCCTGCGCCACGACTTTCGCGGGCAGATTGTCTGCGGCCATTGTTGCAGCCTGGCCGTGCAGTCTGACGACGAAGCCCAGAAAACCATCGACTTGGTGAAAGCTGCCCGCATTGGCGTGGTCAGCCTGCCTATGTGCAATTTGTATTTGCAAGACCGAAATCAGCGCTCAGCCCTCAGGGGGCAGGCGGCGGCTTCGTCTCCCCCTTGCGCTCACCCACCTGCCCTGCGACAGGCTCCCACCCGCACCCCCAGATGGCGTGGCATTACGCTGCTGCACGAACTGAAACATGCAGGCGTGCCAGTGGCGATCGCCAGCGACAACTGCCGCGATCCGTTCTATGGCTTTGGCGACCATGACGGGCTGGAGGTGTTCACCCAGGGCGTGCGGATTGCTCAGCTCGATGCGCCCTATGGCGACTGGAGTCGCGTCGTCACCACAACACCCGCTGACCTGATGGGCTTGCCGGATGCAGGCCGCATTGCGCCGGGGCTACCCGCCGATCTGATTCTCTGCACAGCACGCTACTTCAGCGAACTGCTGGCCCGTCCCCAGGGCGATCGCACGGTATTGCGCCAGGGCAAACCCATCGACACAACGCTGCCCGACTACGCAGAGCTAGATGATCTACTGCTGAAGTAG